The following coding sequences are from one Eleginops maclovinus isolate JMC-PN-2008 ecotype Puerto Natales chromosome 11, JC_Emac_rtc_rv5, whole genome shotgun sequence window:
- the ltbp3 gene encoding latent-transforming growth factor beta-binding protein 3 isoform X1: MPTLIAHLLVIWLSVHRLVWCTERSSTRERFKVVIAPLICKRICLKGQCQDTCEQGNNTTLIAENGQAADTLIGQGFRVVVCPLTCMNGGVCNSRKHCLCLPGFTGRLCQFPLHHTQQAQAARGNKQPIYPLSLKPDIQKQVEQLSISRTQFTQTHSVFTLPMSHSSEVQFNVRVHHTPDTSVVIQPLDQSDVKLPHKTGPRQIPSRHKPKGRCFQETTPKQACNSTPLPVLTNQEDCCGSVGNSWGQNKCYQCPKLPNASVKHTIVEHYGSTCPQGYKTFNSTHCQDINECSMQGVCQNGDCLNTLGSFKCTCKAGWVFDRNRCVESQAEQAQCFLIASASRGCERAVPTPLTQEMCCCTVGKAWGRNCERCPQVGTVAFSKICPAGKGYLLQTTRETMLFPPIIFPPKPDKEDPNPVTVTEQPPTSTTRRVPVVKPTPPTIIRMTPGNDPFETQTKVLPEADECRLSRNICGHGECENSLNGHICHCHPGYHLNPQRNICEDDNECDSEPCGQGRGLCINIEGAYKCHCRQGYKHMVQHGRLKCVDMNECSKQDNCGVGGKCVNLPGSYKCECHSGFRSKSHRQSACEDVNECLSPDTCPNEQCENTPGSYECVPCLPGHEARGGICYDINECQKPGICPNGRCENLPGTYRCLCNEGFYNTDSKGCSDIDECEDTRLCANGRCINTEGSFQCQCYTGFQRTQEGSHCEDINECERPSNCQRGRCINNMGSYHCECQKGYTLVGGKRCQDIDECAEDRNLCQPFGSCENRPGSYLCACNNGFVLSEDKHSCEAVRVQVDEKKECYLNLDDTVFCDSVLATNVTKQECCCSIGVGWGDHCEIYPCPVSQSAEFHYLCPNGQGLYYDEGLLYSLPVYHDIDECSLFADEICKKGRCENTQPGYECYCQQGFYYDSNLLECIDVNECHDESLCTNGHCVNTEGSFFCNCNRPWTPDSYKRSCVIATIADVNECEDPGNCKNGHCVDTPGSYYCFCAPPWTLATDRNSCVTPEEQADVNECQDPSYCKNGRCENTPGSFHCFCDPPLTFSAALKQCVYDDRTAAHKDVCFLQVDEGLICSERNGLVVTYSECCCHYGRGWGPECNTCPPRNSEMFSRLCEMHLETESDGDQDFQAAFANYNPGDSSEEDSDECSCVNGRCVRSYLGTMCECNTGFRLDHSRTRCIDIDECAEPVARISPCKNARCVNTAGSYKCFCKHGFVPTRRPNTCVRRRTR; encoded by the exons ATGCCCACTCTGATCGCCCATCTGCTGGTCATCTGGCTGAGCGTCCACAGGCTGGTGTGGTGCACGGAGCGCTCCTCCACCCGGGAGCGCTTCAAGGTGGTCATTGCTCCTCTCATCTGTAAGAGGATCTGCCTGAAGGGCCAGTGTCAGGATACCTGCGAGCAGGGCAACAACACCACGCTGATCGCGGAGAACGGGCAGGCGGCCGACACGCTCATCGGACAGGGCTTCAGGGTCG TTGTGTGTCCCCTGACGTGTATGAATGGAGGAGTTTGCAACTCGAGGAAGCACTGCCTTTGCCTGCCTGGCTTCACCGGGCGGCTCTGCCAGTTTCCACTCCATCACACGCAGCAAGCTCAGGCAGCGCGGGGCAACAAGCAGCCCATCTACCCCCTGTCTTTAAAGCCAGACATCCAGAAGCAAGTGGAGCAATTAAGCATATCGCGTACACAGTTTACGCAAACGCACTCAGTTTTCACCCTACCCATGTCCCACTCATCTGAAG TGCAGTTTAATGTACGTGTTCACCACACGCCAGACACCTCTGTGGTCATTCAACCTCTCGACCAATCAGATGTCAAGCTTCCTCACAAGACAGGTCCTCGACAGATCCCCTCCAGGCACAAACCAAAGGGACGCTGCTTCCAGGAGACCACACCCAAGCAAGCT TGCAACAGCAccccacttcctgttctgaCCAACCAGGAGGATTGCTGTGGCAGCGTTGGGAATTCATGGGGACAAAACAAGTGTTACCAGTGCCCCAAACTACCCA ATGCATCAGTCAAGCATACCATTGTGGAACACTACGGCTCCACCTGTCCACAAGGCTATAAAACATTCAACAGCACTCACTGTCAAG ATATCAACGAGTGCTCGATGCAGGGCGTCTGTCAGAACGGAGACTGTCTGAACACACTGGGCAGCTTCAAATGTACATGCAAGGCCGGTTGGGTGTTTGACAGGAATCGATGTGTTG AGTCTCAAGCGGAGCAGGCTCAGTGCTTCCTGATAGCGTCTGCGTCCCGGGGCTGCGAGCGCGCGGTGCCCACCCCCCTGACCCAGGAGATGTGCTGCTGCACGGTGGGCAAAGCCTGGGGCCGCAACTGTGAAAGATGTCCTCAGGTGGGCACAG TGGCCTTCAGTAAGATCTGCCCTGCTGGGAAAGGATACTTGCTCCAAACTACAAGAGAGACCATGCTCTTCCCTCCCATCATCTTCCCCCCTAAGCCAGACAAGGAGG atCCAAATCCGGTGACTGTGACTGAACAGCCTCCCACCAGCACTACCCGTCGAGTGCCCG TTGTTAAACCCACCCCGCCAACTATCATCAGAATGACCCCAGGCAATGACCCCTTCGAAACACAGACAAAAGTCTTGC CAGAGGCAGATGAATGCAGGCTAAGCAGGAACATTTGTGGTCACGGGGAGTGTGAGAACAGCCTGAATGGCCACATCTGTCACTGTCACCCTGGCTACCATCTCAACCCGCAGAGGAACATCTGTGAGG ATGATAATGAATGTGATTCAGAACCGTGCGGCCAAGGCAGAGGCCTTTGCATCAACATAGAAGGAGCCTACAAATGCCACTGTCGTCAGGGCTATAAACACATGGTGCAGCATGGGAGACTCAAGTGCGTAG ACATGAATGAGTGCTCCAAGCAGGACAACTGTGGTGTCGGGGGAAAGTGTGTGAACCTGCCCGGCTCCTATAAATGTGAATGTCACAGCGGGTTCAGGAGCAAGTCCCACCGTCAGTCGGCATGTGAAG ACGTTAATGAGTGTTTGAGCCCTGACACGTGTCCCAATGAGCAATGTGAGAACACACCAGGCTCATATGAGTGTGTTCCCTGCTTGCCTGGACACGAGGCCCGCGGGGGTATCTGCTATG ACATTAATGAGTGTCAGAAACCTGGCATCTGTCCTAACGGCCGCTGTGAGAACCTCCCTGGTACTTACCGCTGCCTGTGCAACGAGGGCTTCTATAATACAGACAGCAAAGGCTGCAGTG ACATTGATGAGTGTGAGGACACCAGGCTGTGCGCTAACGGCCGATGCATCAACACGGAGGGATCCTTCCAGTGCCAGTGCTACACAGGATTCCAGCGCACACAGGAAGGCAGCCACTGCGAAG ATATCAATGAGTGTGAGAGGCCATCGAACTGTCAGAGGGGCCGCTGCATCAACAACATGGGCTCGTACCACTGTGAGTGCCAGAAGGGCTACACACTGGTCGGAGGAAAGAGATGCCAAG ACATAGACGAATGTGCCGAAGACAGGAATCTCTGCCAGCCCTTCGGCTCTTGCGAGAACAGACCCGGCTCGTATTTGTGCGCCTGCAACAATGGCTTTGTCCTCTCAGAGGACAAACACAGCTGTGAGG CCGTTCGAGTGCAGGTGGATGAGAAGAAGGAATGCTACTTGAACCTCGACGACACTGTGTTCTGCGACAGCGTCCTGGCCACCAACGTCACCAAGCAGGAGTGCTGCTGCTCCATTGGAGTGGGATGGGGAGACCACTGTGAGATCTACCCCTGTCCTGTCTCCCAATCAG CCGAGTTCCACTACCTGTGTCCGAACGGACAGGGCCTCTACTATGATGAAGGACTCCTGTACAGCCTGCCTGTCTACCATG ATATCGACGAGTGTTCTCTGTTTGCTGATGAGATCTGCAAGAAGGGTCGCTGTGAGAACACGCAGCCTGGCTACGAGTGCTACTGTCAGCAGGGCTTCTACTATGACAGCAACCTACTTGAGTGCATTG ATGTAAATGAATGCCACGACGAGTCTCTGTGCACCAATGGTCACTGCGTCAACACCGAAGGGTCCTTCTTCTGCAACTGTAACAGGCCCTGGACACCAGACTCCTACAAGAGGAGCTGTGTGATCGCAACAATAGCCG ATGTGAATGAGTGTGAGGACCCAGGCAACTGTAAGAATGGCCACTGTGTGGACACTCCAGGGTCGTACTACTGCTTCTGTGCTCCGCCCTGGACCCTGGCCACCGACCGTAACAGCTGTGTGACTCCCGAGGAGCAGGCTG ATGTGAATGAGTGCCAGGACCCCTCGTACTGTAAGAATGGGAGGTGTGAGAACACGCCCGGCTCCTTTCACTGTTTTTGCGACCCTCCCCTCACCTTCAGTGCAGCGCTGAAACAGTGCGTCTATGACG ATCGCACTGCAGCCCACAAGGAcgtgtgtttcctgcaggttGACGAGGGCTTGATCTGCAGCGAAAGAAACGGCTTGGTGGTGACCTACTCAGAGTGCTGCTGTCACTACGGGCGCGGCTGGGGGCCCGAGTGTAACACCTGTCCACCAAGAAACTCAG AGATGTTCAGTCGTCTGTGTGAAATGCATCTGGAGACTGAGTCTGATGGGGATCAGGATTTCCAGGCAGCTTTTGCAAACTATAACCCAG GTGACAGTTCAGAGGAGGATTCGGACGAATGCAGCTGTGTAAATGGCCGCTGTGTGCGCTCCTACCTCGGCACCATGTGTGAATGTAACACAGGCTTCAGGCTGGATCACTCCCGCACCCGCTGTATAG acatTGATGAGTGTGCAGAACCAGTAGCTCGTATCAGTCCATGCAAGAACGCTCGCTGTGTGAACACCGCTGGCTCATACAAGTGCTTCTGCAAACACGGCTTTGTGCCCACACGCAGGCCAAACACATGTGTCCGACGCAGAACTCGGTAA
- the ltbp3 gene encoding latent-transforming growth factor beta-binding protein 3 isoform X3 has protein sequence MPTLIAHLLVIWLSVHRLVWCTERSSTRERFKVVIAPLICKRICLKGQCQDTCEQGNNTTLIAENGQAADTLIGQGFRVVVCPLTCMNGGVCNSRKHCLCLPGFTGRLCQFPLHHTQQAQAARGNKQPIYPLSLKPDIQKQVEQLSISRTQFTQTHSVFTLPMSHSSEVQFNVRVHHTPDTSVVIQPLDQSDVKLPHKTGPRQIPSRHKPKGRCFQETTPKQACNSTPLPVLTNQEDCCGSVGNSWGQNKCYQCPKLPNASVKHTIVEHYGSTCPQGYKTFNSTHCQDINECSMQGVCQNGDCLNTLGSFKCTCKAGWVFDRNRCVESQAEQAQCFLIASASRGCERAVPTPLTQEMCCCTVGKAWGRNCERCPQVGTVAFSKICPAGKGYLLQTTRETMLFPPIIFPPKPDKEDPNPVTVTEQPPTSTTRRVPVVKPTPPTIIRMTPGNDPFETQTKVLPEADECRLSRNICGHGECENSLNGHICHCHPGYHLNPQRNICEDDNECDSEPCGQGRGLCINIEGAYKCHCRQGYKHMVQHGRLKCVDMNECSKQDNCGVGGKCVNLPGSYKCECHSGFRSKSHRQSACEDVNECLSPDTCPNEQCENTPGSYECVPCLPGHEARGGICYDINECQKPGICPNGRCENLPGTYRCLCNEGFYNTDSKGCSDIDECEDTRLCANGRCINTEGSFQCQCYTGFQRTQEGSHCEDINECERPSNCQRGRCINNMGSYHCECQKGYTLVGGKRCQDIDECAEDRNLCQPFGSCENRPGSYLCACNNGFVLSEDKHSCEAVRVQVDEKKECYLNLDDTVFCDSVLATNVTKQECCCSIGVGWGDHCEIYPCPVSQSAEFHYLCPNGQGLYYDEGLLYSLPVYHDIDECSLFADEICKKGRCENTQPGYECYCQQGFYYDSNLLECIDVNECHDESLCTNGHCVNTEGSFFCNCNRPWTPDSYKRSCVIATIADVNECEDPGNCKNGHCVDTPGSYYCFCAPPWTLATDRNSCVTPEEQADRTAAHKDVCFLQVDEGLICSERNGLVVTYSECCCHYGRGWGPECNTCPPRNSEMFSRLCEMHLETESDGDQDFQAAFANYNPGDSSEEDSDECSCVNGRCVRSYLGTMCECNTGFRLDHSRTRCIDIDECAEPVARISPCKNARCVNTAGSYKCFCKHGFVPTRRPNTCVRRRTR, from the exons ATGCCCACTCTGATCGCCCATCTGCTGGTCATCTGGCTGAGCGTCCACAGGCTGGTGTGGTGCACGGAGCGCTCCTCCACCCGGGAGCGCTTCAAGGTGGTCATTGCTCCTCTCATCTGTAAGAGGATCTGCCTGAAGGGCCAGTGTCAGGATACCTGCGAGCAGGGCAACAACACCACGCTGATCGCGGAGAACGGGCAGGCGGCCGACACGCTCATCGGACAGGGCTTCAGGGTCG TTGTGTGTCCCCTGACGTGTATGAATGGAGGAGTTTGCAACTCGAGGAAGCACTGCCTTTGCCTGCCTGGCTTCACCGGGCGGCTCTGCCAGTTTCCACTCCATCACACGCAGCAAGCTCAGGCAGCGCGGGGCAACAAGCAGCCCATCTACCCCCTGTCTTTAAAGCCAGACATCCAGAAGCAAGTGGAGCAATTAAGCATATCGCGTACACAGTTTACGCAAACGCACTCAGTTTTCACCCTACCCATGTCCCACTCATCTGAAG TGCAGTTTAATGTACGTGTTCACCACACGCCAGACACCTCTGTGGTCATTCAACCTCTCGACCAATCAGATGTCAAGCTTCCTCACAAGACAGGTCCTCGACAGATCCCCTCCAGGCACAAACCAAAGGGACGCTGCTTCCAGGAGACCACACCCAAGCAAGCT TGCAACAGCAccccacttcctgttctgaCCAACCAGGAGGATTGCTGTGGCAGCGTTGGGAATTCATGGGGACAAAACAAGTGTTACCAGTGCCCCAAACTACCCA ATGCATCAGTCAAGCATACCATTGTGGAACACTACGGCTCCACCTGTCCACAAGGCTATAAAACATTCAACAGCACTCACTGTCAAG ATATCAACGAGTGCTCGATGCAGGGCGTCTGTCAGAACGGAGACTGTCTGAACACACTGGGCAGCTTCAAATGTACATGCAAGGCCGGTTGGGTGTTTGACAGGAATCGATGTGTTG AGTCTCAAGCGGAGCAGGCTCAGTGCTTCCTGATAGCGTCTGCGTCCCGGGGCTGCGAGCGCGCGGTGCCCACCCCCCTGACCCAGGAGATGTGCTGCTGCACGGTGGGCAAAGCCTGGGGCCGCAACTGTGAAAGATGTCCTCAGGTGGGCACAG TGGCCTTCAGTAAGATCTGCCCTGCTGGGAAAGGATACTTGCTCCAAACTACAAGAGAGACCATGCTCTTCCCTCCCATCATCTTCCCCCCTAAGCCAGACAAGGAGG atCCAAATCCGGTGACTGTGACTGAACAGCCTCCCACCAGCACTACCCGTCGAGTGCCCG TTGTTAAACCCACCCCGCCAACTATCATCAGAATGACCCCAGGCAATGACCCCTTCGAAACACAGACAAAAGTCTTGC CAGAGGCAGATGAATGCAGGCTAAGCAGGAACATTTGTGGTCACGGGGAGTGTGAGAACAGCCTGAATGGCCACATCTGTCACTGTCACCCTGGCTACCATCTCAACCCGCAGAGGAACATCTGTGAGG ATGATAATGAATGTGATTCAGAACCGTGCGGCCAAGGCAGAGGCCTTTGCATCAACATAGAAGGAGCCTACAAATGCCACTGTCGTCAGGGCTATAAACACATGGTGCAGCATGGGAGACTCAAGTGCGTAG ACATGAATGAGTGCTCCAAGCAGGACAACTGTGGTGTCGGGGGAAAGTGTGTGAACCTGCCCGGCTCCTATAAATGTGAATGTCACAGCGGGTTCAGGAGCAAGTCCCACCGTCAGTCGGCATGTGAAG ACGTTAATGAGTGTTTGAGCCCTGACACGTGTCCCAATGAGCAATGTGAGAACACACCAGGCTCATATGAGTGTGTTCCCTGCTTGCCTGGACACGAGGCCCGCGGGGGTATCTGCTATG ACATTAATGAGTGTCAGAAACCTGGCATCTGTCCTAACGGCCGCTGTGAGAACCTCCCTGGTACTTACCGCTGCCTGTGCAACGAGGGCTTCTATAATACAGACAGCAAAGGCTGCAGTG ACATTGATGAGTGTGAGGACACCAGGCTGTGCGCTAACGGCCGATGCATCAACACGGAGGGATCCTTCCAGTGCCAGTGCTACACAGGATTCCAGCGCACACAGGAAGGCAGCCACTGCGAAG ATATCAATGAGTGTGAGAGGCCATCGAACTGTCAGAGGGGCCGCTGCATCAACAACATGGGCTCGTACCACTGTGAGTGCCAGAAGGGCTACACACTGGTCGGAGGAAAGAGATGCCAAG ACATAGACGAATGTGCCGAAGACAGGAATCTCTGCCAGCCCTTCGGCTCTTGCGAGAACAGACCCGGCTCGTATTTGTGCGCCTGCAACAATGGCTTTGTCCTCTCAGAGGACAAACACAGCTGTGAGG CCGTTCGAGTGCAGGTGGATGAGAAGAAGGAATGCTACTTGAACCTCGACGACACTGTGTTCTGCGACAGCGTCCTGGCCACCAACGTCACCAAGCAGGAGTGCTGCTGCTCCATTGGAGTGGGATGGGGAGACCACTGTGAGATCTACCCCTGTCCTGTCTCCCAATCAG CCGAGTTCCACTACCTGTGTCCGAACGGACAGGGCCTCTACTATGATGAAGGACTCCTGTACAGCCTGCCTGTCTACCATG ATATCGACGAGTGTTCTCTGTTTGCTGATGAGATCTGCAAGAAGGGTCGCTGTGAGAACACGCAGCCTGGCTACGAGTGCTACTGTCAGCAGGGCTTCTACTATGACAGCAACCTACTTGAGTGCATTG ATGTAAATGAATGCCACGACGAGTCTCTGTGCACCAATGGTCACTGCGTCAACACCGAAGGGTCCTTCTTCTGCAACTGTAACAGGCCCTGGACACCAGACTCCTACAAGAGGAGCTGTGTGATCGCAACAATAGCCG ATGTGAATGAGTGTGAGGACCCAGGCAACTGTAAGAATGGCCACTGTGTGGACACTCCAGGGTCGTACTACTGCTTCTGTGCTCCGCCCTGGACCCTGGCCACCGACCGTAACAGCTGTGTGACTCCCGAGGAGCAGGCTG ATCGCACTGCAGCCCACAAGGAcgtgtgtttcctgcaggttGACGAGGGCTTGATCTGCAGCGAAAGAAACGGCTTGGTGGTGACCTACTCAGAGTGCTGCTGTCACTACGGGCGCGGCTGGGGGCCCGAGTGTAACACCTGTCCACCAAGAAACTCAG AGATGTTCAGTCGTCTGTGTGAAATGCATCTGGAGACTGAGTCTGATGGGGATCAGGATTTCCAGGCAGCTTTTGCAAACTATAACCCAG GTGACAGTTCAGAGGAGGATTCGGACGAATGCAGCTGTGTAAATGGCCGCTGTGTGCGCTCCTACCTCGGCACCATGTGTGAATGTAACACAGGCTTCAGGCTGGATCACTCCCGCACCCGCTGTATAG acatTGATGAGTGTGCAGAACCAGTAGCTCGTATCAGTCCATGCAAGAACGCTCGCTGTGTGAACACCGCTGGCTCATACAAGTGCTTCTGCAAACACGGCTTTGTGCCCACACGCAGGCCAAACACATGTGTCCGACGCAGAACTCGGTAA
- the ltbp3 gene encoding latent-transforming growth factor beta-binding protein 3 isoform X2 codes for MPTLIAHLLVIWLSVHRLVWCTERSSTRERFKVVIAPLICKRICLKGQCQDTCEQGNNTTLIAENGQAADTLIGQGFRVVVCPLTCMNGGVCNSRKHCLCLPGFTGRLCQFPLHHTQQAQAARGNKQPIYPLSLKPDIQKQVEQLSISRTQFTQTHSVFTLPMSHSSEVQFNVRVHHTPDTSVVIQPLDQSDVKLPHKTGPRQIPSRHKPKGRCFQETTPKQACNSTPLPVLTNQEDCCGSVGNSWGQNKCYQCPKLPNASVKHTIVEHYGSTCPQGYKTFNSTHCQDINECSMQGVCQNGDCLNTLGSFKCTCKAGWVFDRNRCVESQAEQAQCFLIASASRGCERAVPTPLTQEMCCCTVGKAWGRNCERCPQVGTVAFSKICPAGKGYLLQTTRETMLFPPIIFPPKPDKEDPNPVTVTEQPPTSTTRRVPVVKPTPPTIIRMTPGNDPFETQTKVLQADECRLSRNICGHGECENSLNGHICHCHPGYHLNPQRNICEDDNECDSEPCGQGRGLCINIEGAYKCHCRQGYKHMVQHGRLKCVDMNECSKQDNCGVGGKCVNLPGSYKCECHSGFRSKSHRQSACEDVNECLSPDTCPNEQCENTPGSYECVPCLPGHEARGGICYDINECQKPGICPNGRCENLPGTYRCLCNEGFYNTDSKGCSDIDECEDTRLCANGRCINTEGSFQCQCYTGFQRTQEGSHCEDINECERPSNCQRGRCINNMGSYHCECQKGYTLVGGKRCQDIDECAEDRNLCQPFGSCENRPGSYLCACNNGFVLSEDKHSCEAVRVQVDEKKECYLNLDDTVFCDSVLATNVTKQECCCSIGVGWGDHCEIYPCPVSQSAEFHYLCPNGQGLYYDEGLLYSLPVYHDIDECSLFADEICKKGRCENTQPGYECYCQQGFYYDSNLLECIDVNECHDESLCTNGHCVNTEGSFFCNCNRPWTPDSYKRSCVIATIADVNECEDPGNCKNGHCVDTPGSYYCFCAPPWTLATDRNSCVTPEEQADVNECQDPSYCKNGRCENTPGSFHCFCDPPLTFSAALKQCVYDDRTAAHKDVCFLQVDEGLICSERNGLVVTYSECCCHYGRGWGPECNTCPPRNSEMFSRLCEMHLETESDGDQDFQAAFANYNPGDSSEEDSDECSCVNGRCVRSYLGTMCECNTGFRLDHSRTRCIDIDECAEPVARISPCKNARCVNTAGSYKCFCKHGFVPTRRPNTCVRRRTR; via the exons ATGCCCACTCTGATCGCCCATCTGCTGGTCATCTGGCTGAGCGTCCACAGGCTGGTGTGGTGCACGGAGCGCTCCTCCACCCGGGAGCGCTTCAAGGTGGTCATTGCTCCTCTCATCTGTAAGAGGATCTGCCTGAAGGGCCAGTGTCAGGATACCTGCGAGCAGGGCAACAACACCACGCTGATCGCGGAGAACGGGCAGGCGGCCGACACGCTCATCGGACAGGGCTTCAGGGTCG TTGTGTGTCCCCTGACGTGTATGAATGGAGGAGTTTGCAACTCGAGGAAGCACTGCCTTTGCCTGCCTGGCTTCACCGGGCGGCTCTGCCAGTTTCCACTCCATCACACGCAGCAAGCTCAGGCAGCGCGGGGCAACAAGCAGCCCATCTACCCCCTGTCTTTAAAGCCAGACATCCAGAAGCAAGTGGAGCAATTAAGCATATCGCGTACACAGTTTACGCAAACGCACTCAGTTTTCACCCTACCCATGTCCCACTCATCTGAAG TGCAGTTTAATGTACGTGTTCACCACACGCCAGACACCTCTGTGGTCATTCAACCTCTCGACCAATCAGATGTCAAGCTTCCTCACAAGACAGGTCCTCGACAGATCCCCTCCAGGCACAAACCAAAGGGACGCTGCTTCCAGGAGACCACACCCAAGCAAGCT TGCAACAGCAccccacttcctgttctgaCCAACCAGGAGGATTGCTGTGGCAGCGTTGGGAATTCATGGGGACAAAACAAGTGTTACCAGTGCCCCAAACTACCCA ATGCATCAGTCAAGCATACCATTGTGGAACACTACGGCTCCACCTGTCCACAAGGCTATAAAACATTCAACAGCACTCACTGTCAAG ATATCAACGAGTGCTCGATGCAGGGCGTCTGTCAGAACGGAGACTGTCTGAACACACTGGGCAGCTTCAAATGTACATGCAAGGCCGGTTGGGTGTTTGACAGGAATCGATGTGTTG AGTCTCAAGCGGAGCAGGCTCAGTGCTTCCTGATAGCGTCTGCGTCCCGGGGCTGCGAGCGCGCGGTGCCCACCCCCCTGACCCAGGAGATGTGCTGCTGCACGGTGGGCAAAGCCTGGGGCCGCAACTGTGAAAGATGTCCTCAGGTGGGCACAG TGGCCTTCAGTAAGATCTGCCCTGCTGGGAAAGGATACTTGCTCCAAACTACAAGAGAGACCATGCTCTTCCCTCCCATCATCTTCCCCCCTAAGCCAGACAAGGAGG atCCAAATCCGGTGACTGTGACTGAACAGCCTCCCACCAGCACTACCCGTCGAGTGCCCG TTGTTAAACCCACCCCGCCAACTATCATCAGAATGACCCCAGGCAATGACCCCTTCGAAACACAGACAAAAGTCTTGC AGGCAGATGAATGCAGGCTAAGCAGGAACATTTGTGGTCACGGGGAGTGTGAGAACAGCCTGAATGGCCACATCTGTCACTGTCACCCTGGCTACCATCTCAACCCGCAGAGGAACATCTGTGAGG ATGATAATGAATGTGATTCAGAACCGTGCGGCCAAGGCAGAGGCCTTTGCATCAACATAGAAGGAGCCTACAAATGCCACTGTCGTCAGGGCTATAAACACATGGTGCAGCATGGGAGACTCAAGTGCGTAG ACATGAATGAGTGCTCCAAGCAGGACAACTGTGGTGTCGGGGGAAAGTGTGTGAACCTGCCCGGCTCCTATAAATGTGAATGTCACAGCGGGTTCAGGAGCAAGTCCCACCGTCAGTCGGCATGTGAAG ACGTTAATGAGTGTTTGAGCCCTGACACGTGTCCCAATGAGCAATGTGAGAACACACCAGGCTCATATGAGTGTGTTCCCTGCTTGCCTGGACACGAGGCCCGCGGGGGTATCTGCTATG ACATTAATGAGTGTCAGAAACCTGGCATCTGTCCTAACGGCCGCTGTGAGAACCTCCCTGGTACTTACCGCTGCCTGTGCAACGAGGGCTTCTATAATACAGACAGCAAAGGCTGCAGTG ACATTGATGAGTGTGAGGACACCAGGCTGTGCGCTAACGGCCGATGCATCAACACGGAGGGATCCTTCCAGTGCCAGTGCTACACAGGATTCCAGCGCACACAGGAAGGCAGCCACTGCGAAG ATATCAATGAGTGTGAGAGGCCATCGAACTGTCAGAGGGGCCGCTGCATCAACAACATGGGCTCGTACCACTGTGAGTGCCAGAAGGGCTACACACTGGTCGGAGGAAAGAGATGCCAAG ACATAGACGAATGTGCCGAAGACAGGAATCTCTGCCAGCCCTTCGGCTCTTGCGAGAACAGACCCGGCTCGTATTTGTGCGCCTGCAACAATGGCTTTGTCCTCTCAGAGGACAAACACAGCTGTGAGG CCGTTCGAGTGCAGGTGGATGAGAAGAAGGAATGCTACTTGAACCTCGACGACACTGTGTTCTGCGACAGCGTCCTGGCCACCAACGTCACCAAGCAGGAGTGCTGCTGCTCCATTGGAGTGGGATGGGGAGACCACTGTGAGATCTACCCCTGTCCTGTCTCCCAATCAG CCGAGTTCCACTACCTGTGTCCGAACGGACAGGGCCTCTACTATGATGAAGGACTCCTGTACAGCCTGCCTGTCTACCATG ATATCGACGAGTGTTCTCTGTTTGCTGATGAGATCTGCAAGAAGGGTCGCTGTGAGAACACGCAGCCTGGCTACGAGTGCTACTGTCAGCAGGGCTTCTACTATGACAGCAACCTACTTGAGTGCATTG ATGTAAATGAATGCCACGACGAGTCTCTGTGCACCAATGGTCACTGCGTCAACACCGAAGGGTCCTTCTTCTGCAACTGTAACAGGCCCTGGACACCAGACTCCTACAAGAGGAGCTGTGTGATCGCAACAATAGCCG ATGTGAATGAGTGTGAGGACCCAGGCAACTGTAAGAATGGCCACTGTGTGGACACTCCAGGGTCGTACTACTGCTTCTGTGCTCCGCCCTGGACCCTGGCCACCGACCGTAACAGCTGTGTGACTCCCGAGGAGCAGGCTG ATGTGAATGAGTGCCAGGACCCCTCGTACTGTAAGAATGGGAGGTGTGAGAACACGCCCGGCTCCTTTCACTGTTTTTGCGACCCTCCCCTCACCTTCAGTGCAGCGCTGAAACAGTGCGTCTATGACG ATCGCACTGCAGCCCACAAGGAcgtgtgtttcctgcaggttGACGAGGGCTTGATCTGCAGCGAAAGAAACGGCTTGGTGGTGACCTACTCAGAGTGCTGCTGTCACTACGGGCGCGGCTGGGGGCCCGAGTGTAACACCTGTCCACCAAGAAACTCAG AGATGTTCAGTCGTCTGTGTGAAATGCATCTGGAGACTGAGTCTGATGGGGATCAGGATTTCCAGGCAGCTTTTGCAAACTATAACCCAG GTGACAGTTCAGAGGAGGATTCGGACGAATGCAGCTGTGTAAATGGCCGCTGTGTGCGCTCCTACCTCGGCACCATGTGTGAATGTAACACAGGCTTCAGGCTGGATCACTCCCGCACCCGCTGTATAG acatTGATGAGTGTGCAGAACCAGTAGCTCGTATCAGTCCATGCAAGAACGCTCGCTGTGTGAACACCGCTGGCTCATACAAGTGCTTCTGCAAACACGGCTTTGTGCCCACACGCAGGCCAAACACATGTGTCCGACGCAGAACTCGGTAA